The Apium graveolens cultivar Ventura chromosome 6, ASM990537v1, whole genome shotgun sequence genome contains a region encoding:
- the LOC141668447 gene encoding uncharacterized protein LOC141668447 isoform X2, which yields MRFPVLCQMARDILAFPINTVASESAFSTGGRVLNDFRSSLTPKMVEGLIYAQDWMRKTVKAISVEEDPEEMRQLDEALEKMKVDASSTAASATGTSSHPELDQQSNSRIQEDSEIFLFRDCNEACSNNVVFDKNAESCAGARRNAVCRRQELWSLEFEVWSLDWSNTVVDSSFITCQTFHFLYVLDSFYINQTVRF from the exons ATGAGATTCCCCGTTTTATGTCAAATGGCTCGGGATATTTTAGCTTTTCCAATTAACACAGTAGCATCGGAATCGGCTTTTAGCACGGGTGGTAGAGTTCTCAATGATTTTAGGAGTTCCCTAACACCTAAAATGGTCGAAGGCCTTATTTATGCTCAAGATTGGATGAGAAAGACCGTAAAAGCTATTAGTGTTGAAGAGGATCCCGAAGAAATGAGACAACTCGATGAAG CACTTGAGAAAATGAAGGTTGACGCAAGCTCCACAGCAGCATCAGCCACTGGAACCAGCAGTCACCCTGAGCTAGATCAACA GTCCAACAGCAGGATTCAGGAGGACTCTGAAATATTTCTGTTTCGAGATTGTAATGAG GCTTGCAGCAACAATGTAGTTTTCGATAAAAATGCAGAATCATGTGCAGGAGCCAGGAGGAATGCAGTGTGTAGGAGGCAGGAGCTCTGGTCTCTTGAGTTTGAAGTCTGGAGTCTGGACTGGAGTAACACTGTAGTAGATTCCAGTTTCATCACCtgccaaacatttcattttcttTATGTTTTAGACTCATTTTATATTAACCAAACTGTTAGGTTTTGA
- the LOC141668447 gene encoding uncharacterized protein LOC141668447 isoform X1, with protein MRFPVLCQMARDILAFPINTVASESAFSTGGRVLNDFRSSLTPKMVEGLIYAQDWMRKTVKAISVEEDPEEMRQLDEALEKMKVDASSTAASATGTSSHPELDQHRSNSRIQEDSEIFLFRDCNEACSNNVVFDKNAESCAGARRNAVCRRQELWSLEFEVWSLDWSNTVVDSSFITCQTFHFLYVLDSFYINQTVRF; from the exons ATGAGATTCCCCGTTTTATGTCAAATGGCTCGGGATATTTTAGCTTTTCCAATTAACACAGTAGCATCGGAATCGGCTTTTAGCACGGGTGGTAGAGTTCTCAATGATTTTAGGAGTTCCCTAACACCTAAAATGGTCGAAGGCCTTATTTATGCTCAAGATTGGATGAGAAAGACCGTAAAAGCTATTAGTGTTGAAGAGGATCCCGAAGAAATGAGACAACTCGATGAAG CACTTGAGAAAATGAAGGTTGACGCAAGCTCCACAGCAGCATCAGCCACTGGAACCAGCAGTCACCCTGAGCTAGATCAACA CAGGTCCAACAGCAGGATTCAGGAGGACTCTGAAATATTTCTGTTTCGAGATTGTAATGAG GCTTGCAGCAACAATGTAGTTTTCGATAAAAATGCAGAATCATGTGCAGGAGCCAGGAGGAATGCAGTGTGTAGGAGGCAGGAGCTCTGGTCTCTTGAGTTTGAAGTCTGGAGTCTGGACTGGAGTAACACTGTAGTAGATTCCAGTTTCATCACCtgccaaacatttcattttcttTATGTTTTAGACTCATTTTATATTAACCAAACTGTTAGGTTTTGA
- the LOC141667581 gene encoding uncharacterized protein LOC141667581 — protein sequence MIRLSIAALQLSELFVSTLVHMLYGFYIFSSALAGDLSQALNEWIYKPCSNVREITVLDSKILACDVDLPPIVLVHGIFGFGKGKLGGLSYFAGAEKKDERVLVPDLGSLTSIYDRARELFYYLKGGQVDYGEEHSKACGHSQFGRVYEKGHYPEWDEDHPIHFVGHSAGAQVVRVLQQMLADKAFKGHESTCENWVLSITSLSGAFNGTTRTYLDGMQPEDGRSLKPLCLLQWCRVGVIIYDWIDIPWVKAYYNFGFDHYNMSWKKIGIRGLVDCLLGNAGPFASGDWILPDLTLQGSLRLNIHLSTFPDTYYFSYATKRTRKVMGVTIPSGILGIHPLLFIRVLQMSQWRHPPDVPPPFKGYRDEDWWENDGALNTISMTHPRYPVEHPSRLVIDDSECQPLQPGIWYYKIVEGDHILFIVNRERAGVQFDVIYDSIFERCRKHAFRRTPPTLPNLVHH from the exons ATGATTAGATTATCTATTGCAGCACTGCAATTGTCAGAGCTGTTTGTGAGTACTTTGGTTCATATGTTATATGGGTTTTATATTTTTAGCTCAGCTTTAGCTGGTGATCTTTCACAGGCCTTGAATGAATGGATTTATAAGCCTTGTTCAAATGTTAGAGAAATTACAGTTCTTGATTCCAAGATTTTGGCTTGTGATGTTGATTTGCCTCCCATTGTTTTGGTTCATGGAATCTTTGGATTTGGTAAAGGG AAATTGGGTGGGCTGTCTTATTTTGCTGGGGCAGAGAAGAAGGATGAGAGAGTTTTGGTGCCAGATCTCGGTTCTTTAACAAGTATATATGATAG GGCACGTGAATTGTTTTATTACTTGAAAGGTGGACAAGTTGATTATGGGGAGGAACATAGTAAAGCTTGTGGACATTCGCAATTTGGTCGAGTTTATGAGAAAG GGCACTATCCTGAGTGGGATGAAGATCACCCAATTCATTTTGTTGGGCACTCAGCTGGTGCGCAGGTTGTTCGTGTTTTACAACAGATGCTTGCTGACAAG GCATTCAAGGGGCATGAGAGCACTTGTGAGAATTGGGTTTTAAGCATAACATCATTATCTGGAGCTTTTAATGGAACTACAAGAACTTACCTAGATGGAATGCA ACCCGAAGATGGGAGGTCCTTGAAACCTCTATGTTTACTTCAGTGGTGTCGAGTGGGAGTGATAATTTATGATTGGATTGACATTCCATGGGTAAAGGCATACTATAATTTTGGATTTGATCACTACAACATGtcatggaagaagattggtaTTCGAGGTCTTGTTGATTGCCTCCTAGGGAATGCAGGTCCCTTTGCTTCTGGAGATTGGATTCTTCCGGATCTGACACTCCAGGGATCTTTGAGGCTGAATATCCATTTATCGACATTTCCTGATACCTACTACTTCAGCTATGCTACCAAGCGTACTAGGAAAGTTATGGGTGTAACTATTCCATCCGGCATACTTGGAATTCACCCTTTGCTTTTCATCAGAGTGCTGCAGATGAGTCAATGGCGTCATCCTCCTGATGTACCCCCACCATTTAAAGGTTACAG GGACGAAGATTGGTGGGAAAATGATGGAGCGCTCAACACAATATCGATGACACACCCTCGGTATCCTGTTGAACACCCAAGTCGCCTAGTTATAGATGATTCTGAGTGCCAGCCCTTGCAACCAGGCATATG GTATTACAAGATTGTTGAAGGTGATCACATTCTGTTTATTGTGAATCGAGAAAGAGCAGGAGTTCAGTTTGATGTTATATATGATAGCATTTTTGAACGATGTAGAAAACATGCATTTAGAAGGACTCCGCCAACATTACCAAACCTGGTGCACCATTAG